The genomic interval TTAAAGAAGACATAAACCGCATTGAGTCAGGCAAATTTCCCATACCTCAGTATAGGAAATGTAGAAGAAGTAGCAACATTAGCAATGAAGAACAAAggttagtattattattatatcttcATCTCATCttcaaatgtatatatatataacttacaCTTCACTTCATTTTGTTTTAAACCATCTAATCACCTAAGACAAACTAAGAAAATCATACTATAAAAAGCTGTAATCACAATGCCATATGGCCAACACCCAGATAAACCTTTTAACTTTGCTCAGTTCAGTCCCTGAACCAAACCAGTAGAATCTAAAAACACTGGCAGGCAATTTTGTTCTACATGGTCTAGAATGTGTAAAAGATTGCTTATCTCATCTTTATATCTTTCTCTTTCAACATAGTTCTCAGATTCATTCAGATCATTCCAAAAATTAGATGAACACTCAATTTAACAATGCATATATGTGTGTATACTGACTTTTCAAATGGTGTTCTACTCTACAGGCTGAAGAACTTAAAGCTCTAAATCCCAATGAAGAATGGCATTCACTAAGCCAGTAGAGACAACTCAAGAACCCAACACTTTCTCTGAAAGTAGCAGATCTAGCAATTAACAACTGAACCAGTAACTGTCAACGATTCACTTTTGTATTCCTCCATATATTTATCTATTTCTTAATTCAACAAACTCTCTTCAGTAATTGCACAAATATGAAGCAAGAAAAATAATCATCTAgtgttctttctttctttctcttttcttttttaatttcctTGTCATATTGTATGTCATATTCACTCTGTTACTTCTTAATCTATTAAAACTAAGACCATGATACCATAAAGACCTCCccaaaagatatttttaagaaaaaaggtGAAACCTTCaaaattgatagaaaatggtcaTCTTCCATCTGTGTAATGCATAATAACTTTATATGACAATTTATTGTGTTATCTTATCATGGTCCCTACAGTCTTATGAGACAGAAAACTCAGTTAAATCGAATATCTGACCTCATTGTAATAGTTACCTAAAAGTTTACAAACAGAACAACATTGCTACAAGACACAagatttttatgttaattttttttttgtcaagtgCTGGAAATTACCCTTTAGCATTTTCCATTTTCAGATATAGTTTAATAGATGATTTTTAAAGTAAAATCTCAAATGGTAATAATAGAAAAGATATAAAAAGAGTACATGAAAAAAGTTTGGTGTTTTTTTCTGCTTTAAGAATCTAAATTTGATCTCTGtccaaaaaaaagagaaaaaaaaggacTAAATTTGATCACATGAATACCTAATCCTCAACCAAGGTTGTCTGAAGAGGCAGTGAAACTTCACCTTCTTCAATCCGACCACCATTGTTGTTTCCTTTCACAACCTTTGAAGTTTTAAACAACTGTTTTTCCATGTGTAAAGTAACAGAATCAATTCCAAGAATACAAAACCCACAAAAAATGATTACTGATAAAGATTCCAGTGGCACTACTACTAACCTTCCGAATCGTGTCTTTGAAGCAAGTTCTGTGTTCATTAGCCGAAGCTTGAATAAACTCATGAAAATGATCCCTTAAATCAGAAACAAAGCTTCCACTTCCGAAATTCTTCTTCCTTCGACAAGAACTATGTTCACCATCGTCCTTTTGAGACGCCATTTTCGTTAAACTTCAAATTCAGAAAAGGGACAAAGGCAAAGGAGGCAGTGATAAGAACCCTAAAAACGTCGTCGTTTTTAGGTAATTACataattcatttattatttattaatttactttAAAGGGTCGACATTTAAATACCTCTCTGGCCaaaagatttgattttttttccctTCTTCCTGTTATTTGGGCAATAACGAAAGGTGGTCCAAAATCGAAAGCTTTCATATCTTTATCTTCTTATCTCTGAGAAAGAATAGAATAACGTGAAACGACGGTGAAGAAAGATGTCGTTCCAGGTTCGTTGCATAATACTATTATAACAACTCTCTCTGAAGCTGCATTACCCATTTAAGCTCTATTTTGTAAAAGCCCAGATcgtaattctaaaaaaaatggtGCCCCAGTtttaaagttttgatttttggtGATAGATAATACTGGGTTCGGCTTCAATGGCTCGGCGACGACTTCTTACTGAAATGGGATATGAGTTTACTATACTGGTACAGTGTTTGTATAGAATAGTAATTGTATAATGATTTCTTTTTCTTGTTTGGTGTGTTAGATTGAATTCAtggctatatttatatatatctgtatatatatataaatgtatttgGTTTTGTTGTGGTTTAGACTGCAGACATAGATGAGAGGAGTATAAGGAAAGAAACGCCAGAAGAATTGGTAGTGGCTTTGGCTGAGGCAAAAGTAGGTCTTGTTCTTTGTTCTGTTGTTCTTCAAAGCTATATATTTTGTACAACTTTCTTGGATTAGAGAAATGCATTGTGAATTAGTGGTTGGTTCAATTGGTCATTAGTTTTGTTCATTATTATTTTCTCTAGTTAAAGTATTGTGAAACCTATAAACTTCATTCATTCATGGCtacttgttttatttttctcaggCAGATGCCATAATATCAAGACTCAAAAGTACAGGTCAATTGGAAGAAGTTTCTCAGGAAAGACTCTTAATTACTGCAGACACAGTATGCATCAATTCATGTTTGCCCTTAGCTTTCCTTTTAGCTATTCTTAACTCCCTAATTTTAACATTTTAGTGAGCTACTGTGTCCCTAAGCATGAAAATCATGTTttaatttaagaataaaatagcATACGAGTGCCATAATTTCTACTACATTATCCTCATACGACTCTGCTCTTAGACAAAGTATTCTTGGATATAAAAGTTGTCAATAGAGCACTCCTAGCCCCAGTTTTTATTAATAGAAATAGTTATCAATCCAACCTCTTTTTGTCCTCTCAGTTATCACTTACTGTATTTAGCCTAATCCATCAAGTTTGGCATGCTTGTCACTTCTTAAATGTATTAGTGTTAAAATGCCGTCAATGGTGAAAAGTTACCAATGCCTGTTGTTTTCTAGTGATATGTTTCTTGTTTCACTTGTAGATCTTTTTAAAAGATGTGTTTCTTACTGCATCGTCTAATTGATTTTGAGGTGGTGGTATCTTATGGACAAATTAGAGAAAAACCGTCCAGCAAGGAAGAAGCACGGAGCTTCAtcaaaggtttttttttttaccaaaattcTTACCTTTCTTTTGCAAGAATTAGCTTATGTAGCGAGTGAATCCATCTGAAATTGCAGGCTATTCTGGTAGTCAAGCAGCAGTTGTAGGATCTGTTCTTGTAACCAACCTTAAAACTGGAAAAAGAAGAGGAGGATGGGAGCGAGCAGAGGTACTGCTTTTATTACTCTCTCGCTAACTCGTAGTTTTAGCCTTGCCAAAAAGTGAGAGCAATGGCTAAATTGAGTATTTGCAACAGGTCAAAATCATGTATGTTGTCTTACTCTGCATACTAACTTGTCTGATGCAATCTAAATCGTTTTTATAGTATAGAAATATTTGACATGAAAGATAATTGATTAGGATTATAGTTATAGAGATTGAGTATTCAAATTCTTAACGGCTGAAATGGACTGTTTTAAGTGAGCTATGCTAATAGTCCTAAGGTGTTagttaaagaaagagtttaggGGTGAGTTAGTTTAAATGTCTAGTTAATTGTAAGGGATAGGAATTAATTTGTACTGGTTAGTGTTAAATTTACTCAGGGAGATATCAAAGTATCACGAAAAGCTTAGAAAATAAGTAATTTCTTTCTTTGTTATCAATAAATACCTATTCTTTAATTCTTTCAACAACTAAATTGGATCAATAGTGTATCAATCTACTAACATATTACTTATTAGTTTAATGCCTGATTAGACTAAAGATTGTGCTAAGCTTAATTCTTGTCAAGCTCAAAAATACCTTATCTTGCTTTCTTGGTTGATTCTTAGTGTAAATGGGAGAAATTATACAAGTTGATGTATGTATACACAGGTTTATTTCCATGACATACCAGAGGACATTATTGACAGCCTGGTAAATTTCCTAAACATTACAATCTCTTGAGAtgttctttctcttttcttctcaaaaaGCGGTTTGTTTTTGAGTTGTTGGTCAGGTTGAAGAGGCAGTCACACTCAATGTTGCTGGGGGCTTGACACTGGAAAATCCCCTGATACTGCGTTTTGTAGATGCAGTGGTTAGCTCGCCATCACTTTCCGTGCTCGCTATGAGAGTTTAGTCTTTCAACTTAGTAATTAATCTTATAAACAGTGATTTTATCTGTAACAGGTTGGAACAAGTGATGCAGTTATGGGACTACCTAAAGCTCTTACAGAAAAGCTCATTCACGAAGCACTCTAGTGTGGTTACAGGTACGAGTTACGGAATTCGTATTAGAACTGAACTTAAATTGGATTATTGTTTCGACTGAAGGTTATATGATAATGTGAAGTTGTACTTGAAAGTTTGGACATTGGCTAACTTGTTACTGTTACCCCCAACAAtgtcatcatatttttttttgacaattaTAATGATTGTGATTGTGATTGTTTGGCTAACTTCAAAGAACGTGATTACAACTATACACACACCAAATCATACCTAATGTccttaaaaatgaaaaactttCCAAATTATCAACAACCTTAAAGAAGCTGAAAGCAACTGGTGATCTCTTCTAACTCTAAGTCTCAATGGTAAAAGTGTAACTAAATTATCAGTATCGAATTTTTTGACCATCCATTTAATAGTGTTACCTTATCATTTATTAGTTGCTCGACCAACTTGGTAAACTTTCCGTGATACTTTCTActgagtgttttttttttttgcggtggTGTTCAGTTCATCAATTCTTGGAAGATTATTATGAACAAAAGAACATATTTTGCTGTGAAGATTATCTTATTAATATGTATGAGTGTTCCCACTTTTATTAGAATTCCAACATAAAACTTATGGCAGTAAGAGAGTAAAAAATGTGTTAAAAGTACTGAAAGTGTAACATTTTTATTCAACCGTCTTTTAGTATTAATATTTAGCGGCTTGTTTGGTATATAAGAGTCGTATtttatcaaataataaaaaatattatgtttggataaaattttgtattgtattaattattacgactataaattttaatacaatgagaatatattatttaatacataacaaattattagtattagtttgtattataatatttagaaaGCGTTTGGGGTTGGAGATCGAAATTCCTTACCCAAACCCTAGACCCAGATTCTGGACGCGGACTTGCACTGAAATTGGACTCGAACCCCAACCATAAACCTGGACTTTGGACCCAGACCAGGCCTTAGACCTAGATTTCGGACTCGCACTCACACTCGGGCATTGGAACCGGCCTGGCTGTTGACACAATCATGTACCTGGACTTCAGTCCTGGTCCCAAACCACGACTCAGACACCAACCCTGAACCTCAGCCTTGACCCTAGACCACAGACCCGACCTTAGGGTTCGAGGTCAGAATCTGGGAATGGGATCCGGGTCTAGGATCAAGATTGATGTTTGGGTTGAGTTTATAGATtgtataattttacataaattattaatacatgTACCAAACATATTATTGTGGTAAACAATACtcatacaattcaatataatactatGCAATACAATACAACAAAGTGTACCAAAAGAGTACAGTAATTTTAGATTTCTTTTCATAAATAGCAGGTCCCAAGTTCGAATCCTTTAGAAGCATTAAAATCCAAGTAGGCTTTGTTGGCAACCTATTTCTTCATTAGAAATCAATTAAAGAAGAGGTGAGATTTGATTGTCTTGGTTTTCAAATCTCATAGAACATCCAAGAGAAGCTGATTGGTACTTCTATAACATTTCAAAGGAAGAGCATATTCAAAATAGGTAGGAGTACGTCCACAACAATGACCACTAGTCTCTACCCAAAATATTAAACTCCAATCACAATCTTTATTCTTAACCCAAATGTCAAAAAGACAAGGAAGTTACCAAGCTTTGATGAGTACACGACTAACCACATAAACACTGGACAGCCTTGGAATTCCACATCCACAGGTCGAAACACATAAGTTGTTAGTTGTGTCCTCAAATGGCAAAGCAGAAGTGTGTTTTTCTGTCTGAAGATCATAACAGAAAATAAAGCTTTTATGGCGATGAATAAGGTCCAATCTTGGGCTTACTTTCCAAATTTCCAATACAAACGATTCTCAACAAAGACATGTCCTACAACATAAAGAACATGTCATGTCAATCTCATCACGAATCTTTATTGTGTAAGTTAATAGCATATAGTCATCTGTTAGAGGATCCTAACCAAATCCAATGACAGTTTGGTGTTGATTTATTATAAGATAATTTGGTGTATTTTTTGGTACATGGGTTCCAAATTGAAGGACCATTATTATTAGTTACAATGAGGCATATTACAACAACCCAACATTTGTGAGCCAACAATAGAGAGATTAGTTAAGTGATTCGAGATTGAGCCAGAACAAGTGTTTTTGGTTATTAATGAAGAGTCCTTGCTTATTTGACTTGAGTTGCATCTTATCTTGATGAAATATGGACCGTCGGTTTGTTTGGGCCATTAACGGAGCAAGTCAATAACAGTTAGGGTAGACTCGCCAATGGTGGTCTTGTTATCTTCATTGATTCATTTATACATGTTCTCGGGTtagaaattataattattattattaggaaaattttatgttgcacaccaaaaaaaatagagtatagaatttttttttagtaagatGTTCTatcaaattttgagaaatttaaaagatttttttttaaaaaaaagatttgaacatgctTCTCTTTTATATGTGTGAAATAATCTTTGAACATTgccttataataaattatttcgaatttgtcgaaaaaaatagaatatcttaaataattaaaggatatatatacaaaaattaaactatttttttaataccaAAATAGTATAGATTATTACTGAATTTTATTCCTCTGTTATATTTAGAGTGTTTTTTCTCATGGTAACATTTATATATAGAATAGGAATATCctaatttatagtgtttttgaatttaaatttttatttttcaagagaaagattttataaaaaaaaggaaagattttatctttttctattattattacttttttttaacataggACGGCTTCGTTAGTACTCCTATTTAAATGGTAAAAATATCtattgatttaattaaacaGATTCTTTATACATTTATaagaaatatattaatttttttttttttaaaaaaaaagatatatgattcaatattctattatctttttcactatactatatatatacgaTCATACCTATTGAACTCCCATCATTCCTTATATTCGTATACAGACTTATATTCTTATAGGCTTCTTCtagtatttcaaaaatatattcccCAACCTACCTATAATATAATCttggtttaataataataataatcatgtcTAAGGCTACAATACTCAACtcttttattcttttgaggtt from Cannabis sativa cultivar Pink pepper isolate KNU-18-1 chromosome 4, ASM2916894v1, whole genome shotgun sequence carries:
- the LOC115714458 gene encoding uncharacterized protein LOC115714458 isoform X1; this translates as MSFQIILGSASMARRRLLTEMGYEFTILTADIDERSIRKETPEELVVALAEAKADAIISRLKSTGQLEEVSQERLLITADTVVVSYGQIREKPSSKEEARSFIKGYSGSQAAVVGSVLVTNLKTGKRRGGWERAEVYFHDIPEDIIDSLVEEAVTLNVAGGLTLENPLILRFVDAVVGTSDAVMGLPKALTEKLIHEAL
- the LOC115714458 gene encoding uncharacterized protein LOC115714458 isoform X2, whose protein sequence is MSFQIILGSASMARRRLLTEMGYEFTILTADIDERSIRKETPEELVVALAEAKADAIISRLKSTGQLEEVSQERLLITADTVVVSYGQIREKPSSKEEARSFIKGYSGSQAAVVGSVLVTNLKTGKRRGGWERAEVYFHDIPEDIIDSLVEEAVTLNVAGGLTLENPLILRFVDAV